Proteins encoded by one window of Gemmatimonas aurantiaca:
- the accC gene encoding acetyl-CoA carboxylase biotin carboxylase subunit, with amino-acid sequence MFNKVLVANRGEIALRVIRACQELGVKTVAVYSEADAQAPHVREADEAVLVGPPPSSQSYLVGERLIEVALRTGAQAIHPGYGFLSERAWFARAVREAGLVFIGPPAEAIEAMGSKTAARQLAISAGVPVVPGNTEGVKDADEAIAIAETYGFPVLLKAAAGGGGKGMRVVRVREEVADALASARREARNAFGDDAVYLEKYIEGPRHVEIQVLADTHGNVMHLGERECSVQRRHQKMIEEAPSVAVTPELRARMGATAVAAAKAAGYVNAGTCEFLLDKDGNYYFLEMNTRIQVEHPVTELVMGLDLVQWQIRIAAGEALPFAQKDFTPRGWAIECRITSEDPTNGFLPSTGRIDYLHLPSGPGVRWDGGIEAGSEVGLHYDPMLAKLIVHAPTRALAIARMRRALHELTIDGIESSRGFHLRVMDDPEFQRGDISIQWLEQRLSTLTGPNTDPDTLRLAAIAAALVAHEERTAGRVGSGAVSSSNNGTGSSTDSASASSTPGGWAALARREGLR; translated from the coding sequence ATGTTCAACAAGGTGCTCGTCGCGAATCGCGGCGAAATCGCGCTGCGTGTCATCCGCGCCTGTCAGGAACTGGGCGTGAAGACCGTGGCCGTCTACTCCGAAGCGGACGCGCAGGCGCCCCATGTGCGCGAAGCCGACGAAGCGGTGCTCGTCGGACCGCCGCCCTCGAGTCAGTCGTACCTGGTCGGTGAACGCCTCATCGAAGTCGCGCTCCGCACGGGCGCGCAGGCCATTCACCCCGGGTACGGCTTCCTCTCCGAGCGCGCCTGGTTCGCGCGTGCCGTACGTGAGGCGGGTCTCGTGTTCATCGGTCCGCCGGCCGAAGCCATCGAAGCGATGGGCTCCAAGACGGCCGCCCGCCAGTTGGCCATCTCGGCCGGCGTGCCGGTGGTGCCGGGCAACACCGAAGGGGTGAAGGACGCCGACGAAGCCATCGCCATTGCCGAGACCTACGGGTTTCCCGTGCTGCTCAAGGCCGCGGCGGGTGGTGGTGGCAAGGGCATGCGCGTGGTGCGCGTCCGCGAGGAGGTGGCCGATGCGCTGGCCTCCGCGCGTCGTGAAGCCAGGAACGCGTTCGGCGACGATGCGGTGTACCTCGAGAAGTACATCGAAGGCCCGCGCCATGTGGAGATCCAGGTGCTCGCCGACACGCACGGCAATGTCATGCATCTCGGTGAACGCGAATGCTCCGTGCAGCGCCGGCATCAGAAGATGATCGAGGAAGCGCCGAGCGTGGCGGTCACACCGGAACTGCGCGCCCGCATGGGCGCCACGGCCGTGGCGGCGGCAAAAGCGGCGGGGTATGTGAATGCCGGCACCTGCGAGTTCCTGCTCGACAAGGACGGCAACTACTACTTCCTCGAGATGAATACACGCATCCAGGTGGAGCATCCGGTCACGGAACTCGTGATGGGACTCGATCTGGTGCAGTGGCAGATCCGTATCGCGGCCGGCGAAGCGCTGCCGTTCGCGCAGAAAGATTTCACGCCGCGCGGCTGGGCCATCGAATGCCGCATCACGAGTGAAGATCCGACGAACGGGTTCCTGCCCAGCACGGGTCGCATCGACTATCTGCACCTGCCCAGCGGTCCGGGGGTGCGATGGGACGGCGGCATCGAAGCGGGCAGTGAAGTGGGACTGCATTACGATCCCATGCTGGCCAAGCTCATCGTGCATGCGCCCACGCGCGCGCTGGCGATCGCGCGCATGCGACGCGCCCTGCACGAGCTCACGATCGACGGCATCGAATCGTCGCGCGGTTTCCATCTGCGTGTGATGGACGATCCCGAGTTCCAGCGCGGCGACATCAGCATCCAGTGGCTGGAGCAGCGGCTTTCGACCCTCACGGGACCGAACACCGATCCGGACACGCTGCGACTGGCGGCCATCGCCGCCGCGCTGGTGGCGCATGAAGAGCGCACCGCGGGTCGGGTCGGGTCCGGCGCTGTGTCGAGCAGCAACAACGGCACCGGCAGCAGCACGGACTCTGCGTCCGCCTCGTCGACACCGGGCGGCTGGGCCGCGCTCGCCCGACGCGAAGGATTGCGGTGA
- the rplM gene encoding 50S ribosomal protein L13 gives MKTYSATPKDIDRRWYIVDAEGMVLGRLASEVAKIIRGKHKPMYTPHMDTGDFVIVINASKVQVTGRKAEQKTYFSHTGYMGHEKHTPFASVLAKHPERIIEKAVYGMLPKTALGRQVLRRKLRVFAGAEHPHVAQNPATLTFSSAEAK, from the coding sequence ATGAAGACCTACAGCGCGACCCCGAAGGATATCGACCGTCGGTGGTACATCGTCGACGCGGAAGGAATGGTCCTGGGCCGGCTCGCGTCGGAAGTGGCGAAGATCATCCGCGGCAAGCACAAGCCCATGTACACGCCGCACATGGACACGGGTGACTTCGTCATCGTGATCAATGCGTCGAAGGTCCAGGTGACCGGACGCAAGGCGGAACAGAAGACATACTTCAGCCACACCGGCTACATGGGCCATGAGAAGCACACGCCCTTTGCCTCCGTGTTGGCCAAGCACCCGGAGCGGATCATCGAGAAGGCGGTCTACGGCATGCTGCCGAAGACGGCGCTCGGCCGCCAGGTGCTCCGTCGCAAGCTGCGCGTCTTCGCGGGTGCCGAGCATCCGCATGTGGCCCAGAACCCGGCCACGCTCACCTTCTCCTCTGCCGAGGCCAAGTAA
- a CDS encoding PEP-CTERM sorting domain-containing protein, translating to MSRSILKAVLVAGSLAFAATANAQTYVSDAGTPSYVPGPVVDYMRVDQLTGVTLTAYWGNTSSGPLTFGQQGGNWGFFGSNLSFFTNSGSSDTFFTAWSLDNLTSGLTRLVFEAANTNTAFDRAWGFLGLAEGTPGSNIGNDMDVFRCTLLVCFDRWNTVVTYRNEIGVTPNAPVGDLFSQMDVAFGKAVGTGRGIEANFTFDTDWVNKSSSGVVTPEPSTYALMAAGLVGLFGVARRRRQNG from the coding sequence ATGTCCCGTTCCATTCTGAAGGCGGTTTTGGTGGCCGGTTCGCTCGCATTCGCGGCAACGGCCAATGCTCAGACCTATGTGTCCGACGCGGGCACGCCGAGCTATGTCCCGGGCCCGGTGGTCGACTATATGCGAGTCGATCAGTTGACCGGTGTGACGCTCACCGCGTACTGGGGAAACACCTCGAGCGGCCCGCTGACATTCGGTCAGCAGGGTGGCAACTGGGGCTTCTTCGGCAGCAACCTGTCGTTTTTCACCAACAGCGGAAGCAGTGACACGTTTTTCACCGCGTGGTCGCTGGACAACCTCACCAGTGGTTTGACCCGGCTGGTGTTCGAAGCGGCGAACACGAACACCGCATTCGATCGCGCCTGGGGTTTCCTGGGGTTGGCCGAGGGCACGCCGGGCTCCAACATCGGCAACGACATGGATGTCTTTCGTTGCACGCTCCTCGTCTGCTTCGACCGCTGGAACACGGTGGTCACGTACCGCAACGAGATCGGTGTCACGCCCAACGCGCCGGTCGGCGATCTGTTTTCGCAGATGGACGTGGCGTTCGGCAAGGCCGTCGGTACCGGTCGTGGCATCGAAGCCAACTTCACCTTCGACACCGACTGGGTGAACAAGTCCAGCTCCGGCGTGGTGACCCCGGAACCGTCGACCTATGCGTTGATGGCGGCCGGCCTGGTTGGCCTCTTCGGCGTGGCGCGTCGCCGTCGGCAGAACGGCTGA
- a CDS encoding acyl-CoA carboxylase subunit beta → MRDKLERLAVAREASEQGGGAARIAAQHAKGKLSARERLDVLLDEGSFVEMDRFVTSRSLAEGEAPIYGDGVVTGHGRIEGRLVYVFSQDFTVFGGSLSEAHAAKICKVMDLALRNGAPVIGLNDSGGARIQEGVVSLGGYADIFLRNTLASGVIPQISAILGPCAGGAVYSPAITDFIYMVRGTSYMFVTGPNVVKTVTHEDVTMEQLGGADTHAGTSGVAHFACDSELACLQHIRDLFRYVPSNNVDDPPRGSARDPRDRREESLLTVVPDNPNKPYDMREVITRIVDDGTFYEVQPDYAANILIGFAHLGGQSVGIVANQPAVLAGVLDINASMKAARFVRFCDCFNIPLVTFEDVPGFLPGVAQEHNGIIKHGAKLLFAYCEATVPKLTVITRKAYGGAYDVMSSKHIRGDFNVAWPTAEIAVMGPKGAVEILYRKEIAEAADPQAALDAKVSEYTEKFANPYIAAARGYVDDVIDPRDTRPRLIEALESLRGKRDRNPAKKHGNLPL, encoded by the coding sequence ATGCGCGACAAGCTCGAGCGACTGGCCGTCGCTCGTGAGGCTTCGGAACAGGGCGGCGGAGCCGCCCGCATCGCGGCGCAGCACGCCAAGGGCAAACTCTCCGCCCGCGAACGCCTCGATGTCCTGCTCGATGAAGGTTCGTTCGTCGAGATGGACCGGTTCGTCACCTCCCGCTCGCTCGCCGAGGGCGAAGCGCCCATCTACGGCGACGGCGTCGTCACCGGGCACGGACGCATCGAGGGACGACTGGTGTACGTCTTCTCGCAGGACTTCACCGTGTTCGGCGGCTCGCTGTCCGAGGCCCACGCCGCGAAGATCTGCAAGGTCATGGACCTGGCGCTGCGCAACGGCGCGCCGGTCATCGGTCTGAACGACTCGGGCGGCGCGCGCATCCAGGAAGGCGTGGTCTCGCTCGGTGGCTACGCCGACATCTTCCTGCGCAACACGCTGGCGTCCGGGGTGATCCCGCAGATCTCCGCCATCCTCGGTCCCTGCGCCGGCGGCGCCGTGTATTCGCCCGCCATCACCGACTTCATCTACATGGTGCGCGGCACGAGCTACATGTTCGTCACCGGCCCCAACGTCGTGAAGACCGTCACACACGAAGATGTGACGATGGAGCAGCTCGGCGGCGCCGATACACACGCCGGCACCAGCGGCGTGGCGCACTTCGCCTGCGACTCCGAACTCGCCTGTCTGCAGCACATCCGTGACCTGTTCCGGTATGTGCCCAGCAACAATGTCGATGACCCGCCACGGGGCAGCGCGCGCGATCCGCGCGACCGCCGCGAGGAGTCGCTGCTCACGGTCGTGCCCGACAATCCGAACAAGCCGTACGACATGCGTGAAGTCATCACCCGCATCGTCGACGACGGCACGTTCTACGAAGTGCAGCCCGACTACGCCGCGAACATCCTCATCGGTTTCGCGCATCTCGGCGGACAGAGTGTCGGCATCGTGGCCAATCAGCCCGCGGTGCTCGCGGGCGTGCTCGACATCAACGCGTCCATGAAGGCGGCGCGTTTCGTCCGGTTCTGCGACTGCTTCAATATTCCGCTCGTGACTTTCGAAGACGTGCCGGGATTCCTGCCCGGTGTGGCGCAGGAACACAACGGCATCATCAAGCACGGCGCGAAGCTGTTGTTCGCGTACTGCGAAGCCACGGTGCCCAAGCTCACGGTCATCACGCGCAAGGCGTATGGCGGCGCGTACGACGTCATGAGCTCCAAGCACATCCGCGGCGATTTCAACGTGGCCTGGCCCACGGCCGAAATCGCGGTGATGGGCCCCAAGGGCGCGGTGGAGATTCTGTATCGCAAGGAGATCGCCGAGGCGGCCGATCCGCAGGCGGCACTGGATGCGAAGGTGAGCGAGTACACCGAGAAGTTCGCCAACCCGTACATCGCCGCGGCCCGTGGGTATGTCGACGATGTGATCGATCCGCGGGACACGCGTCCGCGTCTCATCGAGGCGCTGGAATCGCTGCGGGGCAAGCGCGATCGCAATCCCGCGAAGAAGCACGGCAATCTTCCGCTCTGA
- the rlmD gene encoding 23S rRNA (uracil(1939)-C(5))-methyltransferase RlmD encodes MTIDGIAAGGDGVGRVDGMAVFVPRTAPGDVAQVAYAVHARHGRGRMLQLLEASPQRVAPRCHHYDTDRCGGCQLQHLDTATQRRARQQIVQDTLRRVGRREIALPPITADLEWHYRGRLTLALRRKGSGWIGGLHPHDDAQRVFALETCEIAHPLLVETWHTVRSLITDRRLPLPDGDALRMSLRLEEETAATPDAPRHIVIVVQGGAVWPAREAWTARLHELAPQVRGVWWEREDGRREGQADNTVADPVAAESLPDASEALAFAQVNARVADALRAHVFAAVMQFDPRRVVDGYAGTGLLTEQLAREGRDVVAVEADTVGARHATERLQAAGADVARRARVVCDLMEQALPQLTAAAHTPDVVVLNPPRRGVDARVTAWLEDAVMREARGVVYVSCDPATLARDLSRLPSWDIVSVQCFDMFPQTAHVETVCVLQRSEGREGEAA; translated from the coding sequence ATGACCATCGACGGAATTGCCGCCGGTGGTGATGGCGTGGGACGCGTGGACGGCATGGCGGTATTCGTGCCGCGGACGGCGCCGGGCGACGTGGCGCAGGTGGCGTATGCCGTGCATGCGCGACACGGACGCGGACGGATGTTGCAGTTGCTGGAGGCGTCGCCCCAGCGCGTGGCGCCGCGGTGCCATCACTACGACACGGATCGATGCGGGGGCTGTCAGTTGCAGCACCTCGATACCGCGACGCAGCGACGGGCCCGCCAACAGATCGTGCAGGACACCCTGCGCCGCGTGGGACGGCGGGAGATCGCCCTGCCGCCCATCACCGCCGATCTCGAGTGGCACTATCGCGGACGGCTGACGCTCGCGCTCCGGCGGAAGGGATCCGGATGGATCGGCGGCCTGCATCCGCACGACGACGCGCAGCGGGTGTTTGCACTGGAAACCTGCGAGATCGCGCATCCGCTGCTGGTCGAGACATGGCATACGGTACGTTCGCTGATCACCGATCGCCGTTTGCCACTGCCGGATGGTGATGCGCTCCGTATGAGTCTGCGCCTCGAAGAGGAGACCGCGGCCACACCCGACGCGCCCCGGCACATCGTGATCGTCGTGCAGGGAGGCGCCGTCTGGCCCGCACGCGAGGCGTGGACGGCGCGCCTGCACGAACTCGCGCCGCAGGTACGTGGTGTGTGGTGGGAGCGTGAGGATGGGCGCCGGGAAGGGCAGGCAGACAACACCGTCGCTGATCCAGTCGCTGCCGAGTCGCTCCCCGACGCCAGTGAAGCTCTGGCGTTTGCGCAGGTGAATGCGCGTGTGGCCGATGCACTGCGGGCGCATGTGTTTGCCGCCGTGATGCAGTTCGATCCGCGTCGCGTGGTGGATGGATATGCCGGTACCGGATTGCTCACCGAGCAGCTGGCCCGCGAAGGACGCGACGTCGTGGCGGTGGAAGCCGACACGGTGGGAGCACGCCATGCCACGGAACGGCTGCAGGCTGCCGGCGCCGATGTGGCGCGTCGTGCGCGCGTCGTGTGCGACCTGATGGAGCAGGCGTTGCCGCAGCTCACCGCGGCCGCTCATACGCCTGATGTCGTCGTGCTCAACCCGCCACGGCGTGGTGTGGACGCCCGGGTGACGGCGTGGCTCGAGGATGCCGTGATGCGGGAAGCGCGTGGTGTCGTGTATGTGAGTTGTGATCCGGCGACCCTGGCGCGCGATCTCTCGCGCCTGCCGTCGTGGGACATCGTCTCGGTGCAGTGTTTCGACATGTTTCCGCAGACCGCGCACGTGGAGACCGTGTGTGTGCTGCAGCGATCCGAAGGACGGGAGGGGGAGGCCGCGTGA
- a CDS encoding biotin/lipoyl-containing protein — translation MKYIVDVNGERITVELDGAHAVVNGERVDVALTPIVGTPVRLVRLGEQVHRVTARRGDARGRWTLDVDGARVEAEALDERLRAIRDLTAASAAASGPAPLKAPMPGLVVRIAVAVGDEVSTGQPLVVVEAMKMENELRATAPGRVTAIRAEQGMAVDKGAVLLEMEALHA, via the coding sequence GTGAAGTACATCGTGGATGTGAACGGCGAACGGATCACCGTGGAGCTCGACGGAGCGCATGCGGTCGTGAACGGAGAGCGCGTGGACGTCGCGCTCACGCCCATCGTGGGCACGCCGGTGCGGCTCGTGCGGCTTGGCGAGCAGGTGCATCGGGTGACGGCGCGCCGCGGCGATGCGCGCGGACGCTGGACCCTCGATGTGGACGGCGCACGCGTCGAGGCCGAGGCGCTGGATGAACGACTGCGGGCCATCCGTGATCTGACGGCGGCATCGGCTGCGGCCAGTGGGCCGGCGCCACTGAAGGCACCCATGCCGGGCCTCGTCGTGCGCATCGCCGTGGCTGTGGGAGACGAGGTCTCGACCGGACAGCCGCTCGTGGTGGTCGAAGCCATGAAGATGGAGAACGAACTCCGGGCCACGGCGCCCGGCCGGGTCACCGCCATCAGGGCGGAGCAGGGCATGGCCGTCGACAAGGGCGCCGTGCTGCTGGAGATGGAAGCGCTCCACGCATAG
- a CDS encoding 30S ribosomal protein S1, translated as MSTELGPELNTEFADLVDVPAYGKLTAREKRDLQKSQLRPLANRRPELYEEDEFSSDEYERMMELYNGTLASIEEGEIVKSRVLEIRENLVVLDIGFKSEGTIPLEEFKDMPDLKAGDEVEVLLEHLEDQEGSVVLSKKKADFMRVWERIRVAYESDQPVEGTLVKKIKGGVVVDLMGVDAFLPGSQIALRRVPNIDELLGQKYEFKIIKLNKRRRNIVVSRRVILETERAGKREKLMKELAKDQVRKGVVKNITDFGAFIDLGGVDGLLHITDMSWGRISHPSEMVQIGMELEIKVLDIDWERERISLGLKQLQSYPWKDVAAKYPVGTRVSGKVVSITNYGAFIELEPGIEGLVHISEMSWTRNVRHPSKIVSIGEAIEAVVLKVDETEEKISLGMKQTEQDPWVILPLKYPVGTRINGKVRNLTSFGAFVEIEPGIDGLIHISDMSWTKRVQHPSEVVKKGDAVDVVILNIDSENKRISLGLKQAEEDPWLRIGETYPVGTELPGKVVRLMDKGVVVDLGNDIEGFVPVSQLNPEGTVTNPADFTYEGMNFVMRVLEVDPIHRRIVLAVTSIPEEQPPKPDTPSKVHSSEDELGL; from the coding sequence ATGAGTACCGAACTGGGCCCCGAGCTCAACACTGAATTCGCTGATCTGGTCGACGTCCCCGCGTATGGCAAGCTGACCGCCCGCGAGAAGCGCGATCTGCAGAAGAGCCAGCTGCGTCCGCTCGCCAACCGTCGCCCCGAGCTCTACGAGGAGGACGAATTCTCGTCCGACGAGTACGAGCGGATGATGGAGCTGTACAACGGCACGCTGGCGTCGATCGAAGAAGGCGAGATCGTCAAGTCGCGCGTGCTCGAGATTCGCGAGAATCTCGTCGTGCTCGATATCGGCTTCAAGTCCGAAGGCACGATCCCGCTCGAAGAGTTCAAGGACATGCCCGACCTCAAGGCGGGCGATGAAGTCGAAGTCCTGCTCGAGCACCTGGAAGATCAGGAAGGCTCGGTCGTCCTCTCCAAGAAGAAGGCCGACTTCATGCGGGTGTGGGAACGCATCCGGGTGGCCTACGAAAGCGATCAGCCGGTGGAAGGCACGCTCGTCAAGAAGATCAAGGGTGGTGTGGTCGTCGACCTCATGGGCGTCGACGCGTTCCTCCCGGGTTCGCAGATCGCGCTCCGTCGCGTCCCGAACATCGACGAGTTGCTCGGCCAGAAGTACGAGTTCAAGATCATCAAGCTCAACAAGCGTCGCCGCAACATCGTCGTGTCGCGTCGCGTGATCCTCGAGACCGAACGCGCCGGCAAGCGCGAGAAGCTCATGAAGGAGCTCGCGAAGGACCAGGTGCGGAAGGGCGTCGTCAAGAATATCACCGACTTCGGTGCATTCATCGATCTCGGTGGCGTCGACGGCCTGCTCCACATCACCGACATGTCGTGGGGCCGCATCTCGCATCCGAGCGAGATGGTCCAGATCGGCATGGAGCTCGAGATCAAGGTCCTCGACATCGATTGGGAGCGCGAGCGCATCTCGCTCGGCCTCAAGCAGCTCCAGAGCTATCCGTGGAAGGATGTGGCGGCCAAGTACCCCGTGGGCACGCGTGTCTCGGGCAAGGTCGTTTCCATCACGAACTACGGCGCGTTCATCGAGCTCGAGCCGGGCATCGAAGGCCTCGTGCACATCTCCGAGATGAGCTGGACGCGCAACGTCCGTCATCCGTCCAAGATCGTCAGCATCGGCGAAGCGATCGAAGCGGTGGTGCTCAAGGTCGACGAGACCGAAGAGAAGATCTCGCTGGGCATGAAGCAGACCGAGCAGGATCCGTGGGTCATCCTGCCGCTCAAGTACCCGGTCGGCACGCGCATCAACGGCAAGGTCCGCAACCTCACGTCGTTCGGCGCGTTCGTCGAGATCGAACCGGGCATCGACGGCCTCATTCACATCTCCGACATGTCCTGGACCAAGCGGGTCCAGCATCCGTCGGAAGTCGTGAAGAAGGGCGACGCGGTGGACGTGGTCATCCTCAACATCGACAGCGAAAACAAGCGCATCTCGCTTGGCCTCAAGCAGGCCGAGGAAGATCCGTGGCTTCGCATCGGTGAGACCTATCCGGTGGGCACCGAGCTCCCGGGCAAGGTCGTGCGCCTGATGGACAAGGGCGTGGTCGTCGATCTCGGCAACGACATCGAAGGCTTCGTTCCGGTCAGCCAGCTCAACCCGGAAGGCACGGTCACGAACCCGGCCGACTTCACGTACGAAGGCATGAACTTCGTGATGCGCGTGCTGGAGGTGGATCCCATCCACCGCCGCATCGTGCTCGCCGTGACGTCGATCCCGGAAGAGCAGCCGCCCAAGCCGGACACCCCGAGCAAGGTGCACAGCTCGGAAGACGAACTCGGTCTCTGA
- the rpsI gene encoding 30S ribosomal protein S9, protein MSDQIQAVGRRKEAVCRLYLTPGSGKWSVNGRTLGDYFPRPTLVSAIQQPFTLTDTLGRFDVKATIDGGGVSGQAGAVRLAVARALVKVDETNKKKLREFGLLTRDAREVERKKPGRAGARKRFQFSKR, encoded by the coding sequence ATGTCGGACCAGATTCAGGCGGTCGGCCGTCGCAAGGAAGCGGTGTGCCGTCTTTACCTCACGCCGGGCTCGGGCAAGTGGTCGGTCAACGGCCGCACGCTCGGTGATTATTTCCCGCGTCCGACGCTCGTGTCGGCCATCCAGCAGCCGTTCACGCTGACCGATACCCTCGGTCGCTTCGACGTGAAGGCCACCATCGATGGCGGCGGCGTGTCGGGCCAGGCGGGCGCGGTGCGGCTCGCCGTGGCGCGCGCGCTGGTCAAGGTCGACGAGACCAACAAGAAGAAGCTGCGCGAATTCGGCCTGCTTACGCGTGACGCGCGTGAGGTCGAGCGCAAGAAGCCGGGCCGCGCTGGCGCCCGCAAGCGCTTCCAGTTCTCGAAGCGCTGA
- the rpsB gene encoding 30S ribosomal protein S2 has protein sequence MSTPSLEQLLAAGVHFGHQTRRWNPKMRRFIFAERNGIHIIDLQKTLRQIELAQKLVREVVLRGENVLFVCTKRQLAAIVRDEAVRCNAMFVTERWLGGMLTNYQTVKKQVKKLKELEAGTEDGSLQNYTKKEQLLMSRQREKLSKYLAGIKTMHRLPGLLFVIDSKKERIAVSEANKLGVPIVAIVDTNADPDLITVPIAGNDDAIRSVELITRVVADTIDEARREAPVRPVEEEQESYTFSSDRGTEPAGRGDRGRGGDNRGGDNRGGGNDEGGRGGRRPRRRRAKPEAIAARLKPGSESPAAEDGASTPSAE, from the coding sequence ATGTCGACTCCGTCCCTCGAGCAACTGCTCGCCGCAGGCGTCCACTTCGGGCATCAGACCCGTCGCTGGAACCCCAAGATGCGCCGGTTCATCTTTGCCGAGCGCAATGGCATCCACATCATCGACCTCCAGAAGACGCTCCGCCAGATCGAACTGGCGCAGAAGCTCGTCCGTGAGGTCGTCCTGCGTGGCGAGAACGTCCTGTTCGTCTGCACCAAGCGCCAGCTCGCGGCCATCGTGCGCGATGAAGCCGTGCGCTGCAATGCCATGTTCGTCACCGAGCGCTGGCTCGGCGGCATGCTGACCAACTACCAGACGGTCAAGAAGCAGGTCAAGAAGCTCAAGGAGCTCGAGGCCGGCACTGAAGACGGCAGCCTGCAGAACTACACGAAGAAGGAACAGCTTCTCATGTCGCGTCAGCGCGAGAAGCTGTCCAAGTATCTGGCGGGCATCAAGACGATGCACCGCCTGCCGGGCCTGTTGTTCGTCATCGACTCCAAGAAGGAGCGCATCGCCGTCTCCGAGGCCAACAAGCTCGGTGTGCCGATCGTCGCCATCGTCGACACGAACGCCGATCCCGACCTCATCACCGTGCCCATCGCCGGCAACGACGACGCGATCCGTTCGGTCGAGCTGATCACCCGCGTGGTCGCCGACACGATCGACGAAGCGCGTCGCGAAGCGCCCGTGCGCCCGGTCGAGGAAGAGCAGGAGAGCTACACGTTCAGCAGCGACCGGGGCACCGAGCCCGCCGGTCGTGGTGATCGTGGCCGCGGTGGCGACAACCGTGGCGGGGACAACCGTGGTGGTGGCAACGATGAAGGCGGCCGTGGCGGTCGTCGTCCGCGTCGCCGTCGCGCGAAGCCCGAAGCGATTGCCGCCCGTCTCAAGCCTGGCTCCGAAAGCCCGGCCGCCGAAGATGGCGCGTCCACCCCGAGCGCGGAATAA
- a CDS encoding TonB family protein, whose translation MSTFRLALFPAVAVLLLAGPLAGTAAAQDDKVYPISEVTNPPKLASSTNAARLIQESYPADLKSRGVGGMVELQFVVDAKGKVDPSTVEVVDATQTALGEAAKKVAAKLDFNPGKVNGSAVKTKVVLPIIYKAN comes from the coding sequence ATGTCGACGTTCCGTCTTGCGCTGTTCCCCGCCGTTGCCGTCCTGCTTCTCGCCGGTCCACTTGCTGGCACCGCCGCCGCCCAGGACGATAAGGTCTATCCGATCTCGGAAGTGACCAATCCGCCCAAGCTCGCCTCGTCCACCAATGCGGCGCGTCTCATCCAGGAATCCTATCCCGCCGACCTCAAGAGCCGCGGCGTGGGGGGCATGGTCGAACTCCAGTTCGTCGTGGATGCCAAGGGTAAGGTCGATCCGTCGACGGTCGAGGTGGTCGATGCCACGCAGACGGCGCTCGGCGAAGCGGCCAAGAAGGTGGCGGCCAAGCTCGATTTCAACCCCGGCAAGGTGAACGGTTCGGCGGTCAAGACGAAGGTCGTACTGCCCATCATCTACAAGGCCAACTGA